From the genome of Monomorium pharaonis isolate MP-MQ-018 chromosome 2, ASM1337386v2, whole genome shotgun sequence, one region includes:
- the LOC118644353 gene encoding uncharacterized protein LOC118644353: MKLFLPECTFDLLLEVLAVIFLVLMWFIKYITFSAVMGNIKQLRNHVQSNWSIIVNDQETAIMHKYATIGRQFTIAIGICVCFGCFGFTIIQYIPNILDIVKPLNESRPRLLLYQAHYFVKQQKYFYFVIIHDAVGVLISGITGIAAETFSLVNALHAFGMFKITSYRMKHMLSVDISQLSTAKSYIIFHDKIIAAVDTHRRALEFSDLLKASFGLSYLFMITAGLCTATISFFRLFRILTMQQEKMETIKLVCYIIFVFLFLIIGNFVGQEFINCDEHVYHMICNTKWYNAPLKIQKLIFFLIRKGTKSYKVDAAGLFSPCLEGLATALSLLLSFFTLLCSM; encoded by the exons atgaaattatttcttccgGAATGCACTTTTGATCTTCTTCTGGAAGTATTAGCTGTTATATTCCTCGTTTTAATGTggttcattaaatatattactttttctgCTGTTATGGGAAAT ATAAAACAATTACGGAACCATGTTCAAAGTAACTGgagtattattgtaaatgatCAAGAGACTGCCATAATGCACAAATACGCTACCATTGGAAGACAATTTACGATAGCTATAGGAA tatgcgTCTGTTTTGGATGTTTCGGTTTTACTATAATACAATACATACCGAATATACTTGACATCGTGAAGCCTTTAAATGAGTCTCGCCCGCGTTTACTTCTTTATCAGgcacattattttgttaagcaacaaaaatatttttattttgtaataatacatGATGCTGTGGGAGTGCTTATTAGTGGAATTACTGGAATAGCTGCTGAAACATTTTCATTGGTAAATGCGTTACACGCTTTcggaatgtttaaaattaccaG TTACCGCATGAAACATATGCTAAGTGTAGACATTTCACAACTATCCACAGCGAAAAGCTATATTATATTCCATGATAAAATAATCGCTGCAGTGGATACCCATAGAAGAGCGCTTGA gttttcagatttattaaagGCTAGCTTTGGACTATCATATTTGTTTATGATTACAGCCGGTCTATGTACAGCAACTATAAGTTTTTTTCGT CTATTTCGCATACTCACAATGCAACAGGAAAAAATGGAAACTATTAAATTAGTCTGTTACataattttcgtttttctatttttaattataggtAACTTTGTTGgacaagaatttataaattgtgacGAACATGTCTATCACATGAT cTGTAATACGAAATGGTATAATGCTCcattaaaaatacagaaattgATATTCTTTCTAATTAGAAAAGGTACAAAGAGTTACAAAGTTGATGCTGCTGGTTTGTTCAGTCCCTGTTTGGAAGGTCTGGCTACG gcCTTGAGTTTattgctttctttttttacactcTTATGTTCCATGTAA
- the LOC118644113 gene encoding uncharacterized protein LOC118644113 isoform X2: protein MTDSNTADTYYTINRNLLLCIGLWPYQSFGFRCVLITMMTIILISGVVFQFTTFVTREYSMDLLLKILAYSMPWLTYLLRYNILCLNTKKMQSLIERVHIDWNEINNARELEIIKKYSAIGRLITLVTTLSIYLSTFSFILIQLLSNFVLDITKAVNESRLRQFPAEIECFVDQQKYFTPLLLYLFFVVLCSLTVLIAVETLFMLYTQHACGLFEVANCRIEQTLHRGMVQDVISVAEKNSIIYQGIISAVDIHRKAIEFIEMSKENFKWVFFTALPLTVLSLSINLYRLSRQITTKEHQETVTTLLFVMGQFGYLFFCNYLGQKVIDHSGDIFHKTYNVQWYMAPLKAQKLLLLVMQRSMRYCTITIGGLFIPSLEGFATNHAQCKK, encoded by the exons ATGACTGATAGTAACACAGCAGATACTTATTACACTATTAAtcgaaatttattgttatgtatTGGCCTATGGCCATATCAAAGTTTTGGTTTCAGATGTGTTCTAATAACGATGATGACCATAATACTTATATCAGGAGTAGTATTTCAG TTTACAACCTTCGTCACAAGAGAATACAGTATGGATCTTCTTCTGAAGATCCTCGCATATAGTATGCCATGGCTAACTTATCTATTGagatataatattctttgctTAAATACGAAAAAG ATGCAAAGCCTTATAGAACGAGTGCATATCGACTGGAATGAAATAAACAACGCGCGTGAACttgagataataaaaaaatattcagctATTGGAAGACTCATCACATTGGTTACGACAT TATCCATCTATTTGAGTACATTTAGCTTCATTTTGATACAGCttctgtcaaattttgttCTGGACATCACAAAGGCTGTGAACGAATCTCGTCTGCGACAATTTCCGGCCGAGATCGAATGTTTTGTAGATCAGCAAAAGTATTTCACTCCGCTTTTATTGTATCTGTTCTTTGTCGTTTTATGCAGTCTAACTGTGCTGATAGCCGTCGAGAcactttttatgttatatacgCAACATGCTTGCGGATTATTCGAAGTAGCCaa ttGTCGCATAGAACAAACATTGCATAGAGGTATGGTACAAGATGTCATATCTGTTGCTGAAAAAAACTCGATAATATATCAGGGAATAATCAGCGCAGTCGATATACACAGAAAAGCAATCGA gTTTATTGAAATgtcgaaagaaaattttaagtggGTGTTTTTCACTGCACTACCATTGACGGTACTATCGCTAAGCATCAATCTCTATCGC CTTTCTCGACAGATAACAACTAAAGAACATCAGGAGACAGTAACAACTCTTTTGTTTGTAATGGGTCAATTTGGGTATCTGTTTTTCTGTAACTATTTGGGACAGAAGGTGATCGATCATAGCGGcgatatttttcacaaaac ATACAACGTACAATGGTACATGGCTCCATTAAAAGCTCAAAAGTTATTGCTGCTTGTAATGCAGAGAAGCATGCGATATTGCACGATTACGATTGGCGGCTTATTTATTCCATCTTTAGAAGGATTTGCCACG aatcatgcacaatgtaaaaaatga
- the LOC118644113 gene encoding uncharacterized protein LOC118644113 isoform X1, producing the protein MTDSNTADTYYTINRNLLLCIGLWPYQSFGFRCVLITMMTIILISGVVFQFTTFVTREYSMDLLLKILAYSMPWLTYLLRYNILCLNTKKMQSLIERVHIDWNEINNARELEIIKKYSAIGRLITLVTTLSIYLSTFSFILIQLLSNFVLDITKAVNESRLRQFPAEIECFVDQQKYFTPLLLYLFFVVLCSLTVLIAVETLFMLYTQHACGLFEVANCRIEQTLHRGMVQDVISVAEKNSIIYQGIISAVDIHRKAIEFIEMSKENFKWVFFTALPLTVLSLSINLYRLSRQITTKEHQETVTTLLFVMGQFGYLFFCNYLGQKVIDHSGDIFHKTYNVQWYMAPLKAQKLLLLVMQRSMRYCTITIGGLFIPSLEGFATLTSMSLSYFMVIYSIQ; encoded by the exons ATGACTGATAGTAACACAGCAGATACTTATTACACTATTAAtcgaaatttattgttatgtatTGGCCTATGGCCATATCAAAGTTTTGGTTTCAGATGTGTTCTAATAACGATGATGACCATAATACTTATATCAGGAGTAGTATTTCAG TTTACAACCTTCGTCACAAGAGAATACAGTATGGATCTTCTTCTGAAGATCCTCGCATATAGTATGCCATGGCTAACTTATCTATTGagatataatattctttgctTAAATACGAAAAAG ATGCAAAGCCTTATAGAACGAGTGCATATCGACTGGAATGAAATAAACAACGCGCGTGAACttgagataataaaaaaatattcagctATTGGAAGACTCATCACATTGGTTACGACAT TATCCATCTATTTGAGTACATTTAGCTTCATTTTGATACAGCttctgtcaaattttgttCTGGACATCACAAAGGCTGTGAACGAATCTCGTCTGCGACAATTTCCGGCCGAGATCGAATGTTTTGTAGATCAGCAAAAGTATTTCACTCCGCTTTTATTGTATCTGTTCTTTGTCGTTTTATGCAGTCTAACTGTGCTGATAGCCGTCGAGAcactttttatgttatatacgCAACATGCTTGCGGATTATTCGAAGTAGCCaa ttGTCGCATAGAACAAACATTGCATAGAGGTATGGTACAAGATGTCATATCTGTTGCTGAAAAAAACTCGATAATATATCAGGGAATAATCAGCGCAGTCGATATACACAGAAAAGCAATCGA gTTTATTGAAATgtcgaaagaaaattttaagtggGTGTTTTTCACTGCACTACCATTGACGGTACTATCGCTAAGCATCAATCTCTATCGC CTTTCTCGACAGATAACAACTAAAGAACATCAGGAGACAGTAACAACTCTTTTGTTTGTAATGGGTCAATTTGGGTATCTGTTTTTCTGTAACTATTTGGGACAGAAGGTGATCGATCATAGCGGcgatatttttcacaaaac ATACAACGTACAATGGTACATGGCTCCATTAAAAGCTCAAAAGTTATTGCTGCTTGTAATGCAGAGAAGCATGCGATATTGCACGATTACGATTGGCGGCTTATTTATTCCATCTTTAGAAGGATTTGCCACG ctTACAAGCATGTCACTTTCATATTTTATGGTAATTTATTCTATCCaataa